In Candidatus Firestonebacteria bacterium RIFOXYD2_FULL_39_29, one genomic interval encodes:
- a CDS encoding translation elongation factor Ts, protein MISAKVVAELREKTGAGMMSCKEALESANGDMEKAVEYLRKKGMASAQKRAAKSVKAGVVYAYLHMEGTVGAMVEVNCETDFVAKTDDFKELAKDVAMQVAAMNPIYVKREDVPAELLEKERAIYREEVAKAGKPANIIEKIVEGKLEKFYKDFCLVDQTFIKDDKMQVKDLVAQKISKIGENISIKRFARFKIGE, encoded by the coding sequence ATGATTAGTGCAAAGGTAGTTGCGGAGTTAAGAGAAAAAACGGGAGCAGGGATGATGTCCTGCAAAGAAGCCCTTGAATCGGCTAATGGTGACATGGAAAAGGCTGTCGAGTATTTAAGAAAAAAAGGTATGGCTTCCGCGCAGAAAAGAGCCGCAAAGTCCGTGAAAGCAGGTGTGGTATATGCTTATCTGCACATGGAAGGTACAGTAGGCGCGATGGTTGAAGTTAATTGTGAAACGGATTTTGTCGCTAAAACTGATGATTTTAAAGAACTTGCAAAAGATGTTGCCATGCAGGTGGCTGCGATGAATCCTATTTATGTGAAACGGGAGGATGTCCCGGCTGAACTTCTTGAAAAAGAGAGAGCCATTTACAGGGAAGAAGTCGCGAAAGCGGGTAAACCGGCAAATATAATTGAAAAGATTGTTGAAGGTAAGCTTGAAAAATTCTATAAGGATTTTTGCCTGGTAGACCAGACTTTTATTAAGGATGATAAAATGCAGGTGAAGGATCTCGTAGCTCAGAAGATCAGTAAGATCGGCGAGAATATTTCAATTAAAAGATTTGCAAGATTTAAAATTGGAGAATAA
- a CDS encoding 30S ribosomal protein S2 has protein sequence MYAGPPKEDGSECKTKGGIRIMPVISIKQLLESGVHFGHQTKRWNPKMEKFIYGKRNGIYIIDLQKTVKKLKEACDFIRSVSEAGGAVLFVGTKSQAQEIVTEEAKRAGMHYVSFRWLGGMLTNFKTIKKSIKRLEDIEKMKAEVFDKLPRHEVMQLEKEMGKLNKVLGGIRHMDKLPAALFVIDTKKEHTAILEATKLEIPVVGVADTNADPDEVEYVIPGNDDAIRSIKLITNLIAESVLEGKKGKTESAMIDEKKDTVVETVETIEEVPSAEEMPAAIDAGLEQIKIVESEAITIPETVDVEVEELTAEIDEELEKVISKLEEVDEEKKPLMKKKPLKEGGPK, from the coding sequence GTGTACGCGGGCCCGCCGAAGGAAGACGGAAGCGAATGTAAAACCAAAGGAGGAATACGCATTATGCCGGTCATTTCTATCAAGCAGCTCTTGGAATCAGGAGTTCACTTCGGCCATCAGACCAAAAGATGGAATCCCAAAATGGAGAAATTCATTTACGGGAAAAGGAACGGGATCTACATCATTGACCTTCAAAAAACCGTTAAAAAATTAAAGGAAGCCTGTGATTTTATTCGCAGTGTTTCTGAAGCGGGAGGGGCGGTTCTTTTTGTCGGGACCAAGAGTCAGGCTCAGGAAATAGTAACTGAAGAAGCCAAAAGAGCAGGGATGCATTATGTCTCTTTCAGATGGCTTGGAGGAATGCTTACCAATTTTAAAACCATTAAGAAATCAATTAAGCGGCTGGAAGATATTGAGAAGATGAAAGCAGAAGTATTTGACAAACTTCCCCGTCACGAAGTAATGCAGTTGGAAAAAGAAATGGGTAAACTTAATAAAGTCCTGGGCGGTATTCGGCATATGGATAAGCTTCCTGCGGCCTTGTTTGTGATTGACACCAAGAAAGAACATACGGCGATACTCGAAGCGACAAAACTTGAAATTCCTGTTGTCGGTGTTGCGGATACAAATGCGGATCCGGATGAAGTGGAATATGTAATACCCGGAAACGACGATGCCATCAGATCGATAAAACTAATTACCAATCTTATCGCGGAATCGGTGCTTGAAGGCAAAAAAGGAAAGACAGAGTCCGCTATGATCGACGAAAAGAAAGATACAGTTGTTGAAACGGTAGAAACAATTGAAGAGGTTCCTTCGGCAGAAGAGATGCCTGCGGCAATAGATGCAGGTCTGGAACAGATAAAGATAGTAGAGTCGGAAGCGATAACGATACCCGAAACGGTTGATGTTGAAGTAGAAGAATTAACGGCCGAAATAGACGAAGAGCTGGAAAAAGTTATAAGCAAGCTTGAGGAAGTTGATGAAGAGAAAAAGCCGTTGATGAAGAAGAAGCCTTTAAAAGAGGGGGGTCCTAAATAA